The following are encoded together in the Flavobacterium haoranii genome:
- the dtd gene encoding D-aminoacyl-tRNA deacylase, with the protein MKIVIQRTLEASVTIEGEKVALIEKGLLVLVGIEDADKEEDSNWLASKIVNMRIFPDENDVMNKSIIDANGDIIIVSQFTLHASTKKGNRPSYIKAAKPDFAIPMYEKFVAQIEQELGKKVQTGRFGADMKVALVNDGPVTIIIDSKNKE; encoded by the coding sequence ATGAAAATTGTTATTCAAAGAACCTTAGAAGCATCTGTAACTATTGAAGGAGAAAAAGTGGCTTTAATAGAAAAAGGACTTTTAGTTTTGGTTGGTATTGAAGATGCAGATAAAGAAGAGGATAGTAATTGGCTAGCTTCAAAAATTGTAAATATGAGAATTTTTCCAGACGAAAATGATGTAATGAATAAATCTATTATCGACGCTAATGGAGATATTATCATTGTAAGTCAATTTACATTGCACGCTTCTACAAAAAAAGGAAATAGACCAAGCTATATTAAAGCAGCAAAGCCAGATTTTGCTATTCCAATGTATGAAAAGTTCGTAGCCCAAATTGAACAGGAGTTAGGTAAAAAAGTACAAACCGGTCGTTTTGGAGCCGATATGAAAGTGGCTCTAGTAAATGATGGTCCGGTTACTATAATTATAGATTCAAAAAATAAAGAATAA
- the queA gene encoding tRNA preQ1(34) S-adenosylmethionine ribosyltransferase-isomerase QueA encodes MKLSHFNFNLPAELLAEFPAENRDESRLMVVHRKTGQIEHKMFKDIIDYFDDGDVMVLNNTKVFPARLYGNKEKTGARIEVFLLRELNAEQRLWDVLVDPARKIRIGNKLYFGDDDSLVAEVIDNTTSRGRTLRFLYDGSYEEFRQKLVDLGETPIPKYINREVTPEDADRYQTIYAKEEGAVAAPTAGLHFSKHLMKRLEIKGINFAEVTLHVGLGTFNPVEVEDLSKHKMDSEEMVITQEACDIVNQAKAKKSKVCCIGTTSMRAMESSVSSMKTLNPYVGWTNKFIYPPYDFSIADAMVTNFHTPKSTLLMMISAFCGHDLMKKAYDEAVKEGYKFYSYGDAMLIL; translated from the coding sequence ATGAAGTTGTCACATTTTAATTTTAACTTACCAGCTGAGTTATTAGCTGAGTTTCCTGCAGAAAATAGAGATGAATCTCGTTTAATGGTAGTACACCGTAAAACAGGACAAATTGAGCACAAAATGTTCAAAGATATCATCGATTATTTTGACGATGGAGATGTAATGGTATTGAATAATACTAAAGTTTTCCCGGCTCGTTTATATGGTAATAAAGAAAAAACAGGTGCTCGTATTGAAGTTTTCTTGTTAAGAGAATTAAATGCAGAACAACGTTTATGGGATGTTTTAGTAGATCCTGCTCGTAAAATTAGAATTGGAAATAAATTATACTTCGGTGATGACGATTCATTAGTAGCTGAAGTTATTGATAATACTACATCAAGAGGTAGAACTTTACGTTTCTTGTATGATGGTTCTTATGAAGAATTTCGTCAAAAATTAGTAGATCTAGGAGAAACTCCAATTCCTAAATATATTAACCGTGAAGTAACTCCTGAAGATGCAGATCGTTACCAAACTATTTATGCAAAAGAAGAAGGTGCAGTGGCAGCTCCAACTGCTGGTTTACACTTTTCTAAACACTTAATGAAACGTTTGGAAATTAAAGGAATCAACTTTGCAGAAGTAACTTTACACGTAGGTTTAGGAACTTTCAATCCAGTTGAAGTAGAAGATTTATCGAAACATAAAATGGATTCGGAAGAAATGGTAATTACTCAAGAAGCTTGTGATATTGTGAACCAAGCAAAAGCTAAAAAAAGTAAAGTATGTTGTATTGGAACAACTTCTATGCGCGCTATGGAAAGTTCAGTTTCTTCTATGAAAACCTTAAATCCTTATGTAGGATGGACCAATAAATTTATTTATCCACCTTACGATTTTAGTATTGCAGATGCTATGGTTACTAATTTCCATACTCCAAAATCGACTTTATTAATGATGATTTCTGCTTTCTGTGGACACGATTTAATGAAGAAAGCTTATGACGAAGCTGTAAAAGAAGGATATAAATTTTACTCTTACGGAGATGCAATGTTAATATTATAA
- a CDS encoding nucleotide pyrophosphohydrolase: MNIKNAQLDVDNWIKEHGVRYFNELTNMAQLTEEVGEVARIIARRYGEQSEKESDKNKDLGEELADVVFVVLCLANQTGVDLQAAFDKKMDLKTKRDHDRHHNNNKLK; this comes from the coding sequence ATGAACATCAAAAACGCACAATTAGACGTCGATAATTGGATTAAAGAACACGGCGTTCGTTACTTTAACGAATTGACTAATATGGCACAACTAACGGAAGAAGTTGGTGAAGTAGCCCGAATTATCGCGCGTCGTTATGGTGAACAATCGGAAAAAGAAAGTGATAAAAACAAAGATTTAGGTGAAGAATTAGCCGATGTTGTTTTTGTGGTGTTATGTTTAGCCAATCAAACGGGAGTTGACTTACAAGCAGCTTTCGACAAGAAAATGGATTTGAAGACAAAACGTGATCACGATCGTCATCATAATAATAATAAACTTAAATAG
- a CDS encoding DMT family transporter — MNWILLIIAGLFEVGFASCLGKAKETSGQTMWLWYLGFLVCLTISMVLLVKVTKDIPIGTAYAVWTGIGAVGSVLVGIFVFKEPATFWRIFFLMTLIASIVGLKYVSE, encoded by the coding sequence ATGAACTGGATTTTACTAATCATAGCCGGATTATTTGAAGTCGGTTTTGCTAGTTGTTTAGGTAAAGCCAAAGAAACTTCTGGGCAAACCATGTGGCTTTGGTATTTGGGCTTCTTAGTTTGTCTAACCATCAGCATGGTATTATTAGTAAAAGTGACCAAAGATATTCCAATTGGGACAGCTTATGCCGTTTGGACAGGAATTGGAGCTGTAGGAAGCGTTTTAGTCGGGATTTTTGTTTTCAAAGAACCGGCAACGTTCTGGCGAATATTCTTCCTAATGACATTAATTGCCTCTATCGTTGGATTAAAATACGTTTCTGAATAA
- the aroA gene encoding 3-phosphoshikimate 1-carboxyvinyltransferase, translating into MNLHLQKSEVKNQELKVTITGSKSETNRLLLLQALFPNLTIDNISNSDDSKVMIEAIKKLSTVNCQLSTEIDVHHAGTAMRFLTAFFAIQEEKEVVLTGSSRMKERPIKILVEALQQLGAEISYVENEGFPPIKIKGKKLTQNKVSLPANVSSQYISALLLIAPKLENGLELTLEGEITSVPYIKMTLTLLNEIGVATTFENKKITVCHAELVSASKLTVESDWSSVSYWYSIVALSEIGTQITLSSYKKNSLQGDAALAGIYQDFGVETIFNENNTITISKVKAHNLLPFTYNLKDCPDIAQTIAVTCFGLGIGCDLYGLHTLKIKETDRLEALKAELSKLGAAISVTDESLHLKPSTFISENVSIKTYQDHRMAMAFAPLALRVPISIEEAEVVSKSYPDFWNDLKSVGFQMD; encoded by the coding sequence ATGAATTTACACTTACAAAAATCGGAAGTCAAAAATCAAGAATTAAAAGTTACAATAACGGGTAGTAAATCTGAAACCAATAGATTATTGCTTCTACAGGCGTTGTTTCCTAATTTGACTATAGATAATATTTCCAATTCAGATGATAGTAAAGTAATGATAGAAGCAATCAAAAAACTGTCAACTGTCAACTGTCAACTGTCAACTGAAATAGACGTACATCACGCGGGAACCGCAATGCGATTTCTTACGGCATTTTTTGCAATTCAGGAAGAGAAAGAAGTGGTGCTGACGGGTTCTTCTCGAATGAAAGAACGTCCGATTAAAATTTTAGTCGAAGCGTTGCAACAATTGGGAGCGGAAATTTCGTATGTGGAAAATGAAGGTTTTCCGCCTATAAAAATCAAAGGAAAAAAACTAACACAAAACAAAGTTTCATTACCTGCGAATGTAAGTAGCCAATACATTTCGGCTTTGTTGTTGATTGCTCCAAAGTTAGAAAACGGATTGGAATTAACATTAGAAGGCGAAATTACTTCGGTTCCTTATATCAAAATGACGTTAACTTTGCTAAATGAAATTGGTGTAGCAACTACTTTTGAAAATAAAAAAATTACAGTTTGTCATGCTGAACTAGTTTCAGCATCTAAATTAACCGTCGAATCCGACTGGAGTTCAGTTTCCTATTGGTATTCTATTGTGGCTTTATCCGAAATTGGAACGCAAATAACCTTATCGAGCTACAAGAAAAACAGCTTACAAGGCGATGCCGCTTTAGCAGGAATTTATCAAGATTTTGGAGTAGAAACCATTTTCAACGAAAACAATACAATCACAATTTCAAAAGTAAAAGCCCATAACCTTTTACCTTTTACCTATAACCTAAAAGATTGTCCCGACATTGCTCAAACTATTGCAGTAACTTGCTTTGGTTTAGGGATAGGTTGTGATTTATATGGTTTACATACGTTAAAAATCAAAGAAACCGATCGTTTGGAAGCTTTAAAAGCTGAGTTGTCTAAATTAGGAGCTGCTATTTCAGTAACTGACGAATCGTTGCATTTAAAACCTTCGACTTTTATAAGTGAAAATGTTTCAATAAAGACATATCAAGATCATAGAATGGCAATGGCTTTTGCTCCGCTTGCTCTTCGTGTTCCAATTAGTATTGAAGAAGCTGAAGTAGTTTCGAAATCGTATCCTGATTTTTGGAATGACTTAAAATCGGTAGGTTTTCAAATGGATTAA